The Vibrio tarriae genome includes a window with the following:
- the argA gene encoding amino-acid N-acetyltransferase, protein MKIRSTALVKGFRQSAPYVNAHRGKTMVVMLGGEAIADKNFPNIISDIALLHSLGVKVVLVHGARPQINQILEKNHRDTPYHKGVRITDESSLGLVMQAAGQLQHAITARLSMSLNNTPMAGTQLNVVSGNFIISQPLGIDEGVDYCHSGRIRRIDVEGVNRMLDLGSIVLLGPIASSVTGECFNLLSEEVATQVAIKLKADKLIGFCPQQGIIDAKGNAIAELFPSDVERLVKSMEQECAPDDEECFSTMRFLRAALKACRAGVPRSHLVSYKEDGALIQELFSFDGIGTQIVMASAEQIRQATIDDIGGIFDLIRPLEEQGILVRRSREQLEQEIHKFTIIDKDGLVIGCSALYPYPEERMAEMACVAIHPEYRDGHRGLHLLVHTKHHAKQMGIRHLFVLTTHSTHWFREQGFNEVDVEALPMAKKSLYNYQRRSKILMLPL, encoded by the coding sequence GTGAAAATTCGCAGTACCGCTCTCGTCAAAGGATTTCGCCAGTCAGCGCCCTATGTTAATGCCCACCGTGGAAAAACCATGGTTGTCATGCTCGGTGGGGAAGCCATTGCTGATAAAAATTTTCCCAACATCATTAGCGACATCGCGTTGCTGCACAGCCTTGGCGTTAAAGTAGTACTCGTGCACGGTGCACGTCCGCAAATCAATCAAATCCTTGAGAAAAATCATCGAGATACGCCATATCACAAAGGTGTACGGATCACTGATGAATCCTCACTGGGCTTAGTGATGCAAGCGGCAGGGCAACTGCAGCACGCAATCACCGCACGTCTTTCGATGAGCCTCAACAATACCCCGATGGCGGGAACTCAGCTCAACGTTGTGAGCGGCAATTTCATCATCTCTCAACCACTAGGTATAGATGAAGGTGTCGATTACTGCCACAGTGGACGTATTCGCCGGATTGATGTGGAAGGCGTCAACCGCATGCTGGATTTAGGCTCGATTGTGTTGCTTGGCCCGATTGCTAGCTCCGTCACGGGCGAGTGTTTCAATCTGCTTTCCGAAGAAGTAGCGACCCAAGTGGCGATAAAACTTAAAGCCGACAAGCTGATCGGTTTTTGCCCGCAGCAAGGGATCATCGATGCCAAAGGCAACGCGATTGCCGAACTCTTCCCGAGCGATGTTGAACGCCTCGTTAAAAGCATGGAGCAAGAGTGTGCGCCAGATGATGAAGAGTGCTTTAGCACCATGCGTTTTTTGCGTGCCGCTTTAAAAGCATGCCGCGCCGGTGTGCCGCGCAGTCACTTAGTCAGCTACAAAGAAGATGGTGCATTAATCCAAGAGCTATTTTCATTTGATGGTATCGGTACTCAAATTGTGATGGCAAGTGCCGAGCAGATCCGCCAAGCCACGATTGATGATATCGGTGGTATTTTTGATTTGATTCGCCCACTAGAAGAACAAGGCATTCTGGTGCGCCGCTCTCGTGAGCAACTGGAACAAGAGATCCACAAATTCACTATCATCGACAAAGATGGCTTAGTGATTGGCTGCTCTGCACTCTACCCTTATCCAGAAGAACGCATGGCAGAAATGGCTTGTGTCGCGATTCATCCTGAATATCGTGATGGACATCGCGGATTGCATTTATTGGTTCACACCAAGCATCATGCAAAACAGATGGGGATTCGCCACTTGTTTGTGCTAACCACTCACAGTACGCACTGGTTCCGTGAACAAGGTTTTAATGAGGTCGATGTGGAAGCGCTACCGATGGCGAAAAAGAGCTTATATAACTACCAACGCCGTTCGAAAATTTTGATGCTGCCGCTGTAA
- a CDS encoding DUF2850 domain-containing protein — MAKTESKSKALSKERLLLLIAILGSSYVFMLYSNLFGRLQEQWFPKSELYGIWIEQNVAPYAAQKITIGSQGIVLNGRLVTTHFNYDGARLEFTVNGQPYQFEIMLEKKQMKQRSSANYQPVYQLSEKVKNNRY; from the coding sequence ATGGCAAAAACGGAAAGCAAAAGTAAAGCCTTGAGTAAAGAGCGTTTGCTGTTATTGATCGCGATTTTAGGCTCGTCCTACGTTTTTATGCTGTACAGCAACCTCTTTGGCCGTCTGCAAGAGCAGTGGTTTCCCAAATCTGAGCTGTATGGGATATGGATTGAGCAGAATGTAGCCCCTTATGCGGCACAAAAAATCACCATTGGCTCTCAAGGTATTGTGCTGAATGGGCGTTTGGTCACTACCCATTTTAACTACGATGGCGCTCGACTCGAATTTACGGTGAATGGTCAGCCGTATCAGTTTGAGATCATGCTGGAGAAAAAGCAGATGAAACAGCGTTCGTCCGCTAACTATCAGCCGGTTTATCAATTGTCAGAAAAAGTAAAAAATAATCGCTATTAA
- the mltA gene encoding murein transglycosylase A, which translates to MSKRLLSLASLALLFGCAQQPNDRAQQYQQQTFPHILNRADVVESNKPRDYTEFSKQSELVVQGSASMAKIYRPLYEQLNEWVLQSGDPATLAQFGIQAAQLGGGDKQGNVLFTGYFSPVIELRHQPDSVFKYPVYGLPKCNKNCPTRAEIYQGALEGQGLELGYAENLIDPFIMEVQGSGFVHFGDDDTLEYFAYAGKNNKAYVSVGKVLIERGLVEREKMSLKAIKDWVLANDEETVRELLEQNPSFVFFKPRAAAPVTGSAGIELLPMASVAGDRSILPMGTPILAEVPLLNADGTWSGAHQLRLLIVLDTGGAVKQNHLDLYHGMGPRAGLEAGHYKHFGRVWKLGLENSPTQAPWALPPEKQQ; encoded by the coding sequence GTGAGTAAACGTCTTCTTTCTCTCGCCAGTTTGGCACTGCTGTTTGGTTGTGCTCAGCAACCTAACGATCGTGCTCAGCAATACCAACAACAAACTTTTCCACACATTTTGAATCGTGCCGATGTGGTTGAATCCAATAAGCCGCGTGACTATACCGAATTCAGCAAACAGAGTGAGTTGGTCGTGCAAGGCTCAGCCTCCATGGCCAAGATCTATCGACCGCTGTATGAACAATTGAATGAGTGGGTTCTGCAAAGCGGAGATCCTGCCACTTTAGCGCAATTTGGTATTCAAGCAGCGCAGTTAGGTGGAGGGGATAAACAAGGTAACGTATTGTTTACTGGCTATTTTTCCCCTGTGATTGAGCTGCGTCATCAACCCGACAGCGTGTTTAAATATCCGGTTTACGGCTTGCCGAAATGCAACAAAAACTGCCCCACTCGAGCGGAGATTTACCAAGGTGCGCTGGAAGGTCAAGGCTTAGAATTGGGCTATGCGGAGAACTTGATCGATCCTTTCATCATGGAAGTGCAGGGTAGTGGCTTTGTTCACTTTGGGGATGATGATACTTTGGAATACTTTGCTTACGCCGGTAAAAACAACAAAGCGTATGTCAGCGTAGGTAAGGTACTGATTGAGCGTGGGTTGGTTGAACGTGAAAAAATGTCGCTCAAAGCGATCAAAGATTGGGTACTCGCTAATGATGAAGAAACAGTGCGTGAACTGCTAGAACAAAACCCTTCTTTTGTGTTCTTTAAACCACGAGCAGCAGCGCCAGTTACTGGCAGTGCTGGCATTGAGTTACTGCCGATGGCATCGGTTGCGGGGGACCGTTCAATTTTGCCTATGGGAACGCCAATTCTAGCTGAAGTCCCTCTGCTGAATGCCGATGGCACTTGGTCTGGCGCACATCAACTGCGTTTGTTGATTGTGCTTGATACAGGCGGTGCCGTGAAACAAAACCATCTCGACTTGTACCACGGCATGGGACCTCGTGCAGGGTTAGAAGCGGGACACTATAAGCACTTTGGCCGTGTGTGGAAACTCGGGTTAGAAAACTCGCCTACCCAAGCACCATGGGCATTGCCGCCGGAAAAACAGCAATAG
- the tcdA gene encoding tRNA cyclic N6-threonylcarbamoyladenosine(37) synthase TcdA, which produces MRELDTPASDSYNQRFGGTRRLYGYNEVDILRAAHVCVIGIGGVGSWAVEALARTGIGELTLIDMDDVCVTNINRQIHAMTGTIGKSKIDVMAERVKLINPECKVNLVDDFITPDNQHLYLNKSFDYVLDAIDSLKAKASLLAYCRSNKIKVITVGGAGGQTDPTQITVADLTKTIQDPLAKKLKDRLRQHHNFPTNPARKFGIDCVFSTEQLKYPQADGSVCATKSTAEGPKRMDCASGFGAATVVTATFGFVAVARIVDKLIQKHKVKA; this is translated from the coding sequence ATGCGTGAACTCGATACTCCTGCCTCCGACAGTTACAACCAACGTTTTGGTGGTACGCGCCGTTTGTATGGTTATAACGAAGTCGACATTTTACGTGCCGCGCACGTGTGTGTGATTGGGATTGGTGGTGTCGGTTCATGGGCGGTTGAAGCTCTGGCGCGAACGGGTATTGGTGAGTTGACGTTGATTGATATGGATGATGTGTGTGTCACTAACATCAACCGTCAAATCCATGCCATGACTGGGACGATTGGCAAAAGCAAAATCGACGTGATGGCCGAGCGCGTTAAGCTCATCAATCCAGAGTGCAAAGTCAATTTGGTGGATGATTTCATCACGCCGGATAATCAACATCTTTATCTCAATAAATCCTTTGATTATGTGTTGGATGCGATTGACAGCTTGAAAGCCAAAGCTTCTCTACTGGCTTACTGCCGCAGCAACAAAATCAAAGTGATTACGGTCGGAGGTGCGGGCGGACAAACCGATCCAACGCAAATCACCGTGGCCGATTTGACCAAGACAATTCAAGATCCACTGGCGAAAAAGCTCAAAGATCGCCTGCGTCAGCACCACAACTTTCCAACCAACCCAGCGCGTAAATTTGGAATTGATTGTGTGTTCTCGACCGAGCAACTCAAATATCCTCAAGCCGATGGCTCAGTATGTGCCACCAAATCAACCGCAGAAGGTCCAAAACGTATGGATTGCGCCAGCGGATTTGGCGCGGCGACGGTAGTGACGGCGACGTTTGGTTTTGTCGCGGTAGCACGCATCGTCGATAAATTGATTCAAAAGCATAAAGTGAAGGCGTGA
- the csdE gene encoding cysteine desulfurase sulfur acceptor subunit CsdE: protein MSPFPAHPFGDDINAQTVLETMQTLHGWEDRYRQIIQWGKLLPVMPEALKSEQVLVSGCESEVWLVAEQQGEQWFFCADSDARIVRGLIAIVLAALNGRTSAEISAFSMDDYFAELGLLAHLSPSRGNGLQAIVATIQAKAKN, encoded by the coding sequence ATGAGTCCATTTCCCGCTCATCCCTTTGGTGATGACATTAATGCACAAACTGTCTTAGAAACCATGCAAACACTGCACGGTTGGGAAGATCGTTATCGCCAGATCATTCAATGGGGCAAACTGCTGCCTGTGATGCCAGAAGCACTGAAAAGTGAGCAAGTTCTTGTCTCTGGCTGTGAAAGTGAAGTGTGGCTAGTGGCCGAGCAGCAAGGTGAGCAGTGGTTTTTCTGCGCCGATTCCGATGCGCGGATTGTGCGCGGTTTGATTGCGATTGTGTTGGCGGCACTGAATGGCAGAACGTCTGCAGAAATTAGCGCGTTTTCGATGGATGACTACTTTGCCGAGCTTGGCTTGCTGGCGCATTTAAGCCCATCACGCGGTAATGGCTTGCAAGCGATTGTGGCGACGATTCAGGCTAAGGCCAAGAACTAA
- the csdA gene encoding cysteine desulfurase CsdA has protein sequence MLNLDAIRAQFPALQQIVNGNPLVYLDSAATTQKPQCVIDAISHYYSQHNANVHRGSHSLTAQATSQFEGAREQVAQFIGAPSSKNIIWTRGATEALNLISQSYARSTLQAGDEILVSETEHHANIVPWQMVAEQTGAKVVKIPMTTTGEFGLAAFRKLLSPRCKIVALAHITNVTGTRQPIEEVIQAAHQQGAMVVIDGAQGIVHETVDVQALDADFYVFSGHKLYAPAGIGVLYGKTALLEAMPPWHGGGKMVEKVSFDGTTFTGLPGKFEAGTPNVAGALALATAIHWYQSLDRAAVEAHLHQLQQQAYQAISQIDDIRVLGYQPNASVLSLVMDGVHHQDLATLLDQQGIAVRAGHHCAHPLMDAFGVKGTVRISFGVYNSAEEVERLIAAIHKAVVLL, from the coding sequence ATGCTCAATCTTGATGCAATCCGCGCGCAGTTTCCGGCGCTGCAACAAATCGTCAACGGTAACCCGCTGGTCTATCTCGACAGTGCGGCCACTACACAAAAACCGCAATGTGTGATTGATGCCATCAGCCACTACTACAGCCAGCACAATGCCAATGTACATCGCGGTAGCCACAGTTTGACGGCGCAAGCCACCAGCCAATTTGAAGGCGCGCGTGAACAAGTCGCACAATTTATTGGTGCGCCAAGCAGCAAAAATATTATCTGGACGCGCGGTGCTACCGAAGCACTCAACCTCATTTCGCAAAGTTATGCCCGCAGCACATTACAAGCCGGCGATGAGATTCTGGTCAGTGAAACTGAACACCACGCCAATATCGTGCCGTGGCAAATGGTCGCTGAGCAAACGGGCGCGAAAGTGGTCAAAATCCCGATGACAACAACGGGTGAATTTGGCCTTGCTGCCTTTCGGAAATTGCTGTCACCACGCTGCAAAATCGTTGCCCTCGCCCATATCACCAATGTCACGGGAACTCGCCAGCCAATTGAAGAGGTCATCCAAGCCGCACATCAACAAGGCGCGATGGTGGTGATCGATGGTGCTCAAGGTATAGTCCATGAAACCGTGGATGTTCAAGCGCTGGATGCGGATTTCTATGTATTCTCCGGCCATAAGCTGTATGCGCCAGCGGGCATTGGTGTGCTGTACGGCAAAACGGCGCTTTTAGAAGCGATGCCACCTTGGCATGGCGGCGGCAAGATGGTTGAAAAGGTCTCGTTTGATGGTACGACCTTTACCGGCTTGCCCGGAAAATTTGAAGCAGGCACGCCGAATGTGGCAGGTGCCCTTGCTCTGGCCACCGCGATTCACTGGTATCAAAGTCTTGATCGAGCCGCCGTGGAAGCGCACTTGCATCAACTGCAACAGCAAGCTTACCAAGCCATTTCGCAAATCGATGATATTCGCGTGCTCGGTTATCAGCCTAACGCGAGTGTGCTGAGCTTAGTGATGGATGGCGTGCATCATCAAGACCTCGCCACCTTACTCGATCAACAAGGAATTGCCGTTCGTGCGGGGCATCACTGTGCTCATCCTTTGATGGATGCGTTTGGCGTAAAAGGGACGGTGCGAATTTCTTTCGGAGTGTACAACAGCGCAGAAGAGGTGGAACGCTTGATCGCCGCCATCCATAAAGCGGTGGTTCTGCTGTAA
- a CDS encoding DJ-1 family glyoxalase III: MSKRILVPVAHGSEEMETVIIVDTLVRAGFQVTMAAVGDKLQVQGSRGVWLTAEQTLETCSAEAFDALALPGGVGGAQAFADSTPLLALIDAFSQQGKLVAAICATPALVFAKQQKFVGARMTCHPNFFDHIPSERLSRQRVCYYATQHLLTSQGPGTALEFALAMIALLAGVELAQHVAAPMVLHPQQLTELSGFIDAQS; the protein is encoded by the coding sequence ATGAGTAAACGAATTCTCGTCCCCGTCGCCCATGGCAGCGAGGAGATGGAAACTGTCATCATCGTCGATACTTTGGTGCGAGCAGGATTTCAGGTCACTATGGCAGCGGTCGGTGACAAGTTACAAGTGCAAGGCTCACGGGGTGTTTGGTTGACTGCAGAGCAGACGCTTGAAACGTGCTCGGCAGAAGCGTTTGATGCACTGGCACTGCCCGGAGGTGTGGGCGGAGCGCAAGCGTTTGCCGATAGTACACCGCTACTTGCACTGATTGATGCGTTCTCACAACAAGGCAAACTGGTTGCCGCGATTTGCGCGACACCTGCACTGGTTTTCGCCAAACAGCAGAAATTTGTCGGCGCACGCATGACTTGTCACCCCAACTTTTTTGACCATATTCCTTCAGAGCGCCTGAGTCGTCAGCGCGTCTGTTATTATGCCACGCAACATTTACTCACCAGCCAAGGGCCAGGCACCGCGCTGGAGTTTGCGCTCGCCATGATTGCACTGCTCGCAGGCGTGGAATTGGCGCAACACGTTGCCGCCCCCATGGTTCTTCATCCTCAACAACTGACCGAACTTTCAGGTTTTATTGATGCTCAATCTTGA
- the panE gene encoding 2-dehydropantoate 2-reductase, producing MNIVVLGPGAVGSLWALHLHSAGHQVAVWSRQAQPTITLQLDEEEPISFCNQNLDTLIHADLLLITVKAWQVETALQPLLPHLNRETILLFMHNGMGAVEAIHESVANFPVVLATTTHGALKMTLSQVRHTGLGQTQIGPYNPLGARCDFIAEVFQHALSPATWNPEIQQALWRKLAVNCAINPLTAIHQCANGALAAPEFTPIITAILDEVVAVMQAENVHSDRAVLHELIYQVIHSTAANRSSMHQDVFHRRPTEIDFITGYVVRKGEQHGIATPVNSKLYQQIKTLEQSWSKA from the coding sequence ATGAATATTGTGGTACTTGGCCCAGGAGCTGTCGGCTCTTTGTGGGCGCTGCACTTACATAGTGCAGGTCATCAAGTCGCGGTATGGAGCCGTCAAGCTCAGCCGACCATAACGCTACAGCTCGATGAAGAAGAGCCCATCTCATTTTGTAATCAAAATTTAGACACGCTCATCCATGCCGATTTACTGCTGATCACCGTCAAGGCTTGGCAAGTCGAAACGGCATTACAGCCTTTGCTCCCCCATCTGAATCGAGAAACCATTTTGCTGTTTATGCACAATGGCATGGGCGCAGTCGAAGCCATCCACGAATCTGTGGCCAACTTCCCGGTTGTGCTTGCCACCACAACCCACGGTGCACTCAAAATGACGCTTAGCCAAGTTCGTCATACTGGCTTAGGGCAAACCCAGATCGGCCCTTACAATCCTCTCGGAGCACGCTGCGATTTTATCGCTGAAGTTTTTCAGCACGCCCTCTCACCAGCGACATGGAATCCAGAGATCCAACAGGCTTTGTGGCGCAAACTCGCGGTGAATTGTGCGATAAATCCGCTAACCGCGATTCATCAATGCGCCAACGGTGCATTAGCTGCACCTGAATTTACGCCGATCATCACTGCCATTTTAGATGAGGTGGTGGCAGTAATGCAGGCTGAAAACGTGCACAGTGATAGAGCTGTATTGCATGAGTTGATTTATCAAGTGATCCATTCAACGGCAGCCAATCGATCTTCCATGCATCAAGATGTTTTCCACCGACGTCCAACCGAGATAGACTTTATTACCGGCTACGTAGTACGCAAAGGCGAACAGCATGGCATTGCAACTCCGGTAAACAGCAAGTTATATCAACAAATCAAAACCTTAGAGCAGAGTTGGAGCAAGGCATGA
- a CDS encoding nucleoside-specific channel-forming Tsx family protein: MRKSLLALSLLAATSAPVLAADYSDGDIHKNDYKWMQFNLMGAFDELPGKSSHDYLEMEFGGRSGIFDLYGYVDVFNLATNKSSDKVGDPKIFMKFAPRMSLDALTGVDMSFGPVQEVYVASLFEWDGTDFDTNAFSVNNQKIGLGSDVMVPWFGKVGLNLYGTYDGNRKDWNGFQISTNWFKPFYFFENGSFISYQGYIDYQFGLKDEYSTASNGGAMFNGIYWHSDRFAVGYGLKGYKDVYGIKDTDGFKSTGFGHYVAVTYKF, encoded by the coding sequence ATGCGTAAATCACTTCTTGCTTTAAGCCTATTGGCAGCAACTTCAGCACCTGTTCTGGCCGCTGACTACTCAGATGGCGATATCCACAAAAACGATTACAAGTGGATGCAATTTAACCTGATGGGTGCATTCGACGAACTTCCAGGCAAATCATCTCATGATTATCTGGAAATGGAATTTGGCGGTCGTTCTGGCATCTTTGATCTGTACGGTTACGTTGACGTGTTTAACTTAGCAACGAACAAAAGCAGTGACAAAGTTGGCGATCCAAAAATCTTCATGAAGTTTGCTCCACGTATGTCTCTGGATGCATTGACTGGCGTTGATATGTCTTTCGGTCCAGTACAAGAAGTTTACGTTGCATCACTGTTCGAATGGGACGGTACAGACTTTGACACTAACGCATTTTCTGTAAACAACCAGAAAATTGGTCTTGGTTCTGATGTGATGGTTCCATGGTTTGGCAAAGTTGGCCTGAACCTCTACGGTACTTATGATGGCAACCGCAAAGATTGGAACGGTTTCCAGATCTCGACTAACTGGTTTAAACCTTTCTACTTCTTCGAAAACGGTTCATTCATCTCTTACCAAGGCTACATCGATTACCAATTCGGCCTAAAAGATGAATACTCAACAGCCAGCAACGGCGGTGCGATGTTTAACGGTATCTACTGGCATTCAGATCGTTTCGCTGTAGGCTACGGTCTAAAAGGCTACAAAGACGTTTACGGGATTAAAGATACCGATGGCTTCAAGTCAACAGGCTTCGGCCATTACGTAGCAGTAACTTACAAGTTCTAA
- a CDS encoding LON peptidase substrate-binding domain-containing protein, with product MEEIMLFPLSSVVLPEGKMKLRIFEPRYQRMVAQCSKTGSGFGLCLFDSKSNKNANELSEFGTLVKIVDFETLSDGLLGITVVGIRRFAIRKVRVEYDGLRIATVQWFPDWPSQELLERERFLGEQLQEVYRQFPQIGELHSLCFFDDASWVCQRWLELLPLSKGQFDVLVGQRDCHAALAFLQRAIESHLDT from the coding sequence ATGGAAGAGATAATGTTGTTTCCACTTAGCTCCGTCGTACTTCCTGAAGGGAAAATGAAGCTGCGAATTTTTGAACCGCGCTATCAGCGTATGGTCGCTCAGTGCAGTAAAACGGGCAGTGGATTTGGTCTCTGTTTGTTCGACAGTAAGTCGAATAAAAATGCAAACGAATTATCTGAGTTTGGGACTTTGGTCAAAATCGTTGATTTTGAAACGTTAAGTGATGGTTTGCTTGGGATCACAGTCGTCGGCATACGACGTTTTGCGATTCGCAAAGTTCGGGTTGAATATGACGGTTTGCGGATTGCTACAGTACAGTGGTTTCCGGATTGGCCAAGCCAAGAATTGTTAGAGCGGGAGCGTTTCTTAGGCGAGCAATTGCAGGAGGTCTATCGGCAATTTCCACAAATTGGTGAGTTGCACAGTTTGTGCTTTTTTGATGATGCGAGTTGGGTCTGTCAACGCTGGCTAGAACTGCTACCTTTAAGTAAAGGACAGTTTGATGTGCTGGTTGGGCAGCGAGATTGCCATGCCGCCTTAGCTTTTTTACAGCGTGCCATTGAGTCGCATCTCGACACGTGA
- a CDS encoding RNA polymerase sigma factor: MFNPSPHTFGRQEWLECMEKVKSRDTQAFALVFGYYSPKLKQFVMKHVGSEQVALELVQETMSTVWQKASLFDGQKSSLATWIYTIARNLSYDLLRRQKGRDAYVLADDIWPEDYCPPDLVDHYAPEQDLLKEQVMKFLDRLPEAQQQVIKAVYLEEIPQQDVADMLDIPLGTVKSRLRLAVEKLRLSMDAESL, translated from the coding sequence ATGTTTAATCCATCACCTCATACGTTTGGCCGCCAAGAGTGGCTAGAGTGTATGGAAAAAGTTAAAAGCAGGGACACACAGGCTTTTGCTCTGGTATTTGGCTATTACTCGCCGAAATTGAAGCAGTTTGTGATGAAGCATGTCGGTAGTGAACAGGTAGCGTTGGAACTGGTTCAAGAAACCATGTCAACCGTATGGCAAAAAGCCAGTCTGTTTGATGGGCAGAAAAGCTCTCTCGCGACTTGGATTTACACCATAGCGCGTAACCTAAGTTATGACTTGCTACGTCGACAAAAGGGGCGTGACGCTTATGTGTTGGCCGATGATATTTGGCCGGAAGATTATTGTCCTCCTGATCTGGTTGATCACTACGCACCGGAACAAGATCTGCTCAAAGAGCAGGTGATGAAATTTCTCGACCGCCTGCCAGAAGCACAGCAGCAAGTGATCAAAGCGGTCTATTTAGAAGAAATCCCCCAGCAAGATGTGGCAGACATGCTCGACATTCCACTTGGCACTGTGAAATCACGTCTACGCCTTGCGGTAGAAAAGTTAAGATTATCAATGGATGCGGAGTCCTTATGA
- a CDS encoding ChrR family anti-sigma-E factor, with the protein MSYHPNYALLAAYAEGGLDSAHGLAISAHLEICPHCRDLVHEIEAELGELLNQQAASSVALSDDANWQAMFDSIVALPQQAASSPPVKTTPVMVTVNGKQIAIPKVLARLVKPEQQWRSYGGKVFSLPLQSEDNVRMNLMYISQGVSIPQHTHKGFESTLVLHGGFSDENGHYDVGDFMQHDGQICHSPCTPQDQDCLCLTVLTEPMVFTQGVARIFNLFGKGLYP; encoded by the coding sequence ATGAGTTATCACCCTAATTATGCTTTACTCGCAGCCTATGCTGAGGGCGGTCTTGATTCTGCGCATGGTTTGGCGATTTCTGCTCATTTGGAAATCTGCCCACATTGTCGTGACTTGGTGCATGAGATTGAGGCAGAACTTGGTGAGTTACTCAATCAGCAAGCGGCCTCTTCTGTCGCCTTGTCAGACGATGCCAACTGGCAAGCGATGTTTGATTCGATTGTGGCCTTGCCGCAGCAAGCGGCATCCAGCCCTCCCGTTAAAACCACACCGGTAATGGTGACGGTAAACGGTAAGCAGATTGCGATTCCCAAAGTCTTAGCGCGTTTGGTTAAACCTGAGCAGCAGTGGCGCAGCTACGGTGGCAAAGTGTTCAGTTTACCTTTGCAGTCGGAAGATAATGTACGGATGAATCTGATGTACATCAGCCAAGGGGTTTCTATTCCTCAGCACACCCATAAAGGGTTTGAGTCGACCTTGGTGTTGCACGGTGGTTTTAGTGATGAAAATGGTCATTACGATGTGGGTGATTTTATGCAGCATGATGGTCAAATCTGCCATTCGCCCTGTACACCGCAAGATCAAGACTGTCTCTGCTTAACGGTATTGACCGAGCCTATGGTCTTTACCCAAGGGGTGGCGCGGATCTTTAACCTGTTTGGCAAAGGACTTTACCCTTAA